The bacterium genome includes the window TCGGCGACCTCGGCGCGGGACAGTCGGGGAGCGAGTTTGTCGAGCTGTTCGATGCGCTGGGCCAGCTCGTTCTCGTCGGCGCTGGCGAGCAGCAGAACTTCACAGTCTTGCGGGGTGCGACCCTGGTCAAGCTCGGCGGCGGTGAAGCGCGGTGGTCGGCGGTCCCCGACGCCCTCCAGCACCAGGTGGGTGTTGATGCCGCCGAAGCCCATGGCGCTTACGCCGGCTCTGAGTGGAGCTTTGTCGGGCCAGAGCTGCGGGCGCTCGAGCGCCCGCAGGGAGGAGCCGGGGCCGGTCAGCTCATCGTGAGGTTCTTCGCAGCCAGTCGTCGGCGGCAGCCGCTGGTGGTGCAGCGCCATGGTGGCCTTGATCAGACCGGCGACGCCGGCCGCGGCCTTGGTGTGGCCGATGTTGGCCTTGATCGAGCCGATCGCCGCGGCCTCCCTGGCTCCGCTATCCGCGCCCTCCCGCCGTGCCCGGTTGAGTGTCGCCAGCTCGACGGCATCGCCGACAGCGGTTCCGGTGCCGTGGCCCTCGAAGAGTGCCACCGACCCGATTCCGAATCCCGCGCGCCTGTAGGCGCGGCGCAGCGCTTGCAGCTGTCCTTCGAGCTCCGGTCGTGTGATACCGCCGGCGCCGTCAGAGGAGATTCCCCAGCCGCGAATAACGGCGTGGACGCGGCGCTGTTCGGCAACCGCGGCTTCCAGAGGCATGAGCACGAGAAAACCGCAGCCTTCGCCGGGCAGAAAGCCAGTCGGCCGTCGATCGTAGACGCGCATGCCTTTGGTGGCCAGCGCGCCCATTCGGCTGAAACCGACCAGCTCGAAGGGGTCCAAGCTCAGATCGACACCGCCCGCCAGTGCCACTCGGAGGTCGCCCGCGACCAGGGCCGAGCACGCGTTGGCGACCGCCAGCAGCGACGAAGCACAAGCACCGTCTACGGTGTATCCGCCGCCGCCGAGGTCAAAGTGGTTACAAATCCGACCGCCGATGGTGTTGGACAGGCCGCCTGCCAGAGACTCCTCGGTGGGTTCAGGAAAGGACTGCTTGTAGCTCGCTTCGAGCCGGTCCAGGAAGTTAGCGCGACGCTCCGAGCTCCAGCTCTCGGCCGCGAGCTCGGCCGCCAGTTGTCGCCGCACAAAAGGCCAACGCAAGCGCAAGGTTGAGGAGCGGGAGAACTCGCCGGTGAGCGTGTTTCCCACCAGAACGCCCGTGTCCTCCTTTGGCAAGCCTTCGCCGTCCCCAAAGCCCGCGTCCTCCAGAGCCGTAGCGGCCACATCGAGAGCCAGCCAGTGAACCGTGTCGACGGCGCGGACGGTATCGTTGCTCACCCGGAAGCGAACTCGATCGAACGCGTAGCCCTCGATCAGGGCCGCCTCGGTCGTGGAGATCGAATCCGGGTCGCTGCCGTCGGGCGAGAAGTAGTCCTCGAGCCGCAGCCGCTCGGTGGGCAGGCGGCGAAAGGAGCGGCGCTGGCTGAGGACGTTTTCCCACAGCTCCTGCGGCGTTGTCGCATCCGGGTATCGGCAGCCGAGACCGACGATAGCGATGGCTGCACCTTGATCCATCTAGTCCGCCTCACACCATGGTGAGAACTTCAGCCGTTTCCGGCCCACGTTTTCCCATCCGTAGCCTTCTCCGTCTCGGGGTCTCCAGCTTCGGGGGCCCATACAATAGCCTACCTGATTTCTTGAGACGACCCGCGCTGGAATCGGAACGCTTGAGACGATGGCGTCCACGCCGTAGACTCTCAAAGAGGCGTCCGCGGTTCAGCGCAGTGGCGACGCAAGCATGCCGAGAGTGCACAAAACGAAAGCTGCTGTGGCCCGAGCTCCTGGTGCCTTCTCGATCGTGCTGACAGGCCTGCTTGTCGTCACCGGCGGAGCCGGTTGCTTTCCTCGCAACCAGGAGACGTCGAAGGAGAGGTCGAAGGTCTACGAAGACGTAGCCCGCGAGGCAGGCATCAACCACTCGCACCTGAAGCCGATCCTCGATCCCAAGCTCGACAACATCATGTCCTGGATGGCGAGCGTCGGCGCGGCCGTGGCCGCCGGTGACTACAACAACGACGGCTGGATCGATCTCTATTTCACCAACTCTCGCAAAGACGAGCCGAACTATCTCTATCGAAACAACGGTGACGGCACGTTTTCCGAGGAGGCGCGGCCGGCGGGCCTGGCCGACGTGAACGGCGAAGCCGGCACCAGCATGGACGCCGTCTGGGGCGACTACGACAACGACGGTTGGGCCGACCTCTATCTCGTACGCTGGGGGCGCGACGCTTTGTTTCACAATCGGGGTGACGGGACCTTCAACGAGGTCAGTGATGAGCTCTTTCAGCGTACCGACGGCGCGCCCGGTCTCGACTGGGCCAACGGCAACGCGGCGATCTTTCTCGACTACGACCGCGATGGGCGTCTGGACATCTACGTCGGCAACTACTTCAAGCCGGTCGATCTCTGGAACCTGGCAGACACTCGCATCATGCACGATAGTTTTGAGAGGTCGCGCAACGGCGGCGGCAACTTCCTCTACCGGCAGCTGGGCGACGGGACGTTTCGTGAGGTCGCCGGTGAACTGGCGCTCGACGACGCGGGTTGGACCCTGGCGGTCGGCGCGGGAGATCTGGATGGCGATGGTTGGCCGGATCTCTACTGCGCCGACGATTTCGGTCCCGACCAGCTCTTTCTCGGTGGCCCCGGTGGCGTTTTTCGAAACGTCTCCGATACGGCACTGGGCTATGACACGAAGAAGGGCATGAACGCCGATTTCGGCGACTTCAACAACGACGGCTGGCTTGATGTCTACGTCACCAACATCACCACCGCCGAGTACCTGCAGGAAGGCAACATGCTCTGGTACAACCGTGGGCCGGGAGACGAGGGCGTGCTCCGTCTGACCGACGTTTCCCTCGAGGCCGGCGCCTACGACGGCGGCTGGGCCTGGGGCGCCAAGTTCCTGGACTACGACAACGACGGCGACCTCGACATCGCGTCGGTGAACGGTTTCATCTCCGCCGGCGAAGAAAGCTACTGGTACGACCTGGCGTCGTGGACGGTGGTCGGCGACGATCCGACCAACTCCCGCAACTGGCCGCCGATCGGCGACCGCTCGTTCTCGGGCTACGAGCGAATGCGGATGTGGCGCAACGACGGCTTGGACTCCTTTGATGAGCAGTCTCGAGCCGTAGGGCTGGACAGTACCCGCGACGGCCGCGGCATTGCCGTTATCGACTACGACAACGATGGCGATCTCGATCTAGCGATCGCCAACCAGGGAGCTGCTCCGCATCTCTATCGCAACGAGGCCCCGACGCAGAAACGTTGGCTCGAGATCGCCCTCGAGGTCGATCCGGCGACCGGGGTCAATCGGGACGGCCTAGGCACGCGAGTCACCCTGGCAACCTCGGAGGGCCTCCAGGTGCGCGAGCGTGAAGGCGGCAATGGTTACGCAGGCCAGAGTGAGCCCCGTTTGCACTTCGGCCTCGGCCCGGTCGAGCGAGTCGATCTGATCGAGGTTCGGTGGCCGGACGGCGGTCGCCAGTACTGGGAGGACGTGGCGACCAACCGATTGCTCACCGCTCGGCAGGACCCGGCTCGCTATACCGAGGACTCGCGCATCGCTCCGGAGACTCCGAGTTGGATTCCGCCCCTGCCGCCAGAGCGTCCGGCACCGCCCGAAATCGAGCCCGCCGAGCTCGAGCGGCGGCTGTCCCAAATGGAAGGACGATTGAGGTCGCCGCCGCCGCTCGACCACGCCCTGGCCGGCGCCTACCGGCTCCGGGCCTCGACCTATGACAGGCACGATCGGGCACTCGCGTTCCTCGAGCGGCTGGCATCCGAAGGTGCAGATCCGGAGGCACGGATCGAGCTGTCTCTGGCGTATGTCGACAAGATCCCGACCTGTGGTGGCCTTGCCGCGGTGGTCTGCAAAGGCAGCCTCGCCAAGAAGGGCCTCGACCGTTTGGACTCGGTTCTGGACGAAGATCCCGATTCGTGGCTCGCGCTCTACTCGAGGGGGATGAACCACCTGCATTGGCCGCGGGCGCTACGACATTCGGATGCCGCCGCCCGCGACCTCGAGCGCTGCGCCGAGCTTCAGGAGCGCTCGGGCCTGGTGAAGCCCTGGCACCTGCGCACCTGGCTGGCCCTGGGCCAGGCCTACGCCAAGGCCGGACGCTTCGAAGAGGCTCGCAGCAGCTGGCGGCGCGGGCTCGAGCGTTTTCCCGGAGCCGCCGGGCTTTTGGAGCACCTGGGTATTGCCGAAGACGAGAAGCTGCTCGACTACGTTCTCGAGAAGCGCAGTCTCGAGCAGCCGATCGATACCGACGTCTCGTTCTTCGACGGTCTATCTTGAAGGCTTCGAGCCTTCGGCGAACAGGTCTCGCGGTCTCCAGCGAGTGTTGTAGTCGAGGCGCCAATCGGAATCGGCCGAGGAGGCCTCCGGGAAGGGACCGATCTTGTCGCCGTCGATGACGTTGTGATCGCCGTCCTTGTCCCAGCCCACCGAGAAGAAGAAGAATGTCCGAACGCGGTCGTCGACCGGGGGAGGAAAGGCGTCAGCGGGGAAGGCCAGCTCGACCGCATCGCCGCCGCCGACAATCGCCAGACGACCGTCGCGCTCGCGGACGAGATCGAGGACGTCACCGTAGCGAGTGGCCCAACCCTCGAGCGCGTGGCGCCAGGGGGGGTGGTCCGAGACCGCCTCGAAGTCGGGGGTCGTGGGATGGTTGGCCCGGCGCGAGCGGATCTCCGAGAAACCCCGCCAGGCGAGCGAAGCCGCTACCGGAGTAGCGTTGTGACGTGTGAAGGCCGTCGCCGGCAGGTGCTCGCCCAGGGCGATCCGGTCCCAGCGGATCTCGAAGCTGGTCGCGAGCCTGAGGCGCCGGCTTCCAGGCGGCAGCTTGCCCTCGAGGTCCACCAGAATGGTCTTGGTCTTACCTGCGGGCATGCCGACAATGACATCCAGAGATCTCCAGCCGCTGGCGGTCTCGGCTTCCAGCCGCGGCGGGATGACCTTGGCGGGCGATCCCTGGGAAAGAGCGATGTTGGTGCTGGCGTCGCCGTACTGGAGCCATCCGGTGAGAGCCAGCACCAGCGGGCGTTCGGTGTCGAGGTTGCCAAAGTCGAGGTCGAGGGCCAGGGGCCGGGTCGTGCCTCTCCAGGGTGGCGGTAGGGGAACTCCCGAGGGAGCGAACACTCCGTCCAGCTCCGCCAGCTCGGAGGTCCGATCGACGCCGTCGCTTCCCAGGGCGCTGACTGCCGTCCGGAGACCGGTCAGTGCGTGGAGCTCGGACGGGGGGAAAGGAGCCGGCATCAGCTTGTCGATCGAATGAACCTCCACGTCTCGATCGTGATCGACCGCCACCAGACGTGCCTGGTCGAGGTAGAGAACCTCGCGCATCTCTTCGGTCACCTGCAGGATGAAGGCGCCGTCTCGAGGCTCGAGTTCTGATTCGGGACCGATCCACACGAGTTCGTCGGGGTCAGCATCGAGCGGGACGCCTCTCATGATCGACAGTCCGACCGGTGAGTTGCCGAGCACGTCGGTGACGAAACGAAAGCGCTCGCCGTCCCAAGCGTAGAGAAACGGACAAGAGCCGGTGGCGACGTTTTTCTCGACCACGGTCACAACGCCCCCGTTCAGTGCCGGATCGATCTGATTGTCGACGATGCCGTTCGTCCAGACCACTCGGACCGCGTCGAGCGCGTCTCGTTGACCGATGCCGATCTCGATCGGCAGAGTGCTCACGACTCGGCTGACGCGAAAGGCGCCCTGTCGGAGCTCGAGACGGGCGTCGAGACCCGCGGGGTTCGTCTTGGTGCCCTGGAGCCGAATCTTGAGCTGACGATTGCGATTGCCGCCGTCGTTCTGCCAGAGCCTCAAGCCGGCCTCGGTCGTCGCCAGGAGATCCGTGTCGCCATCGGCATCGAAGTCGACACGGGCAACTTGAAGTACACGGCCGGTTCGAGCATCGAGTCCGGTCTCCGCGGTCACGTCTCGCCAGGCTCCAGAGCCCATGTTGCGCCAGAGACGAAAGCCGCCGGTCCCGGCCGCGTCCGTATGTCCTACCGTCAAACCACCCACCAGAAGATCCAGCCAGCCGTCATTGTCGATGTCGACGAGCGCGGCGGTCTCGGGCTCTAGGTCCGGGAGCTCGAGATGCACGCGTCCTGCTCCCGCACCGGGCATGATCGTCACACCGGTGCGATGGATGAGAATCGAGTCGACGTGGCCGTCGTTGTCGACGTCGTCGGCCAGCACCACTCGGGCCTCTGGCCAGGGGCCGGGTGGCACTGGGAGCCCGCGGAACTCGCCGGCGCGCTGGTTCTCGAACACTCGGGTCGGGAAAGGCCCATGGGCGACAACAAGATCGACCCCGAGGTTGCCGTCAAGATCAGCGGTGGCCAGGTCGATCGCTGAAGCCGGGTCGACGATCCCGACCGCGGCAGACACTTCGACGAACCGGCCCTCACCGTCGTTTTGCCAGAGCTCGACGCCCGTGGCGGCCGCCACCGCCAGGTCGAGATCGCCGTCATACTCGTAGTCAACCCAGCGCGCCTGATGCCCTTTAAGATTTCCGAGGCCGGCCGCGACCGTTATGTCCTCGAAGCGGCTGCCGCCGGTCGCGCGTAACAGGCGGGCGCCCTCGGGATGCAGGATGAGAACGTCGTTGGCCGCGTGGATCGCCGGGTCGTACCGGACCGTCGCTGGAACGACGTTGTGGAAGTCGCCGACCGCCACCCACACTTCTGCGCCGGTTCCGAGGTTCCAGGGTGGGAGGTCGATGGACTTCCGGACCCACCCGTCACGATCGGCGCTGAGGAGGCTGGCACCGCCACCGTTCTGGACAGTGAAGATCGTCACCCTTGCCGACGGGTCGACTTCGAGCACCGCCGCCGCCACCGTCGAGGCCAGGGCGACGCGATCCGCTTCAGAGTCGAAGGTCTCGCCGGTGACATCGCGGAAACGCACCGCTAGCGGCTCGACGACTGGCCGGAAAGATCGCGGCCCGGTTTCTGCCAGGGTATGGACGCACTTCTCGAGCACCTCGGGGGTCCGGCTCTCGTCGCCGAAGAGGCGGCGCAGGCGCTCCAGCTCGTGCTGGTGGAATGCCAGGGCTTCCGAGTCGTCGGCGCGCCGCGCGTACCCCAGGAGCTTGTAGTGAGCGCCGGCGTGAAGTGGGTCCAGAGCCAGGGTTTCGCGCAGCTGTCCCGTAGAGTTCTCGTGATTGCCGGTGGCCTGGTAGGCGGAGGCGAGCTGAAAGCGCAGGGCTGCCGTACGCGGATCGAGCCGGACCGCTGCCTCGAGATGCGGCAGCGCTTCTTCGAACCGCGAGCGGCGGGCAAGGGTGAGGCCCAAGAGGTAGCTGGTGGAAGCCGCCTCCGGCGTGATCGAGGCCGCGCGCTCCAGGGCCGCCTCGGCGGCCTCCTCGTCGCGCGCCAGGAGGTAGGCCCGGGCGAGGTTGCGCCAGGCGGGCGCGGACGCGGCCTCGAGCTCGGTCGCACGAGAGAAGGACGCGACGGCACTGCGGGCGTCGCGGTTCTCGAAATGGGCCTGACCCAGGCTTGTCGCCCGCTCGAACTCTCTTGTGGATTCCTCGGCCACCTCCTGCCGGCAAGCCGGCAGTATCGAAAGCCCGGTCACGGCCAGGGTCGTGGCGAGGCGGAGTCGGCAGGCCCGGGTCATGAAGGCACCGACTATAACCGTATGCCCAAAGCCGGCGGTTCTCAGATGCGACCAGCCGCTATTCGGCCGAGAAGGGTTCGAGAGCCGCCTTGAGCTCGGCGGGCACCGGGGTCGGTACGATGCCTCCGTCCTGTCGCCGCATGCAAGCTATCTGCTGCTCGCCGCGGGCGACCAACTCCTCGGCTCTCTCGCCTTGGCGGAAATACTCGAAGCGCATGGTGATCCGGTTCTGCGCCATCTCCGCCAGCCGCATGCGGATCGCAACCTCGTCGAATGCGGAGAGCTGCCCGAAGTAGTCGCAGGCGCATCGGGTCGTGACAAGAACCAGGTCGTCGTTCAGTTCTTCGAGAAGCCCTGGGCAGTGCTCGCGCAGGAACATCTCCCGGCAACGCCCCTGCCAGCTGAAGTGGTTGACATAGTAGACGTTGCCAACCAGATTGGTCTCCTCGAAGCCGACCACATGGCGAATCTCGAAGAAGGGCTGAGGCGTCACCACCGGAAATCTCTACTCGGTTGCTGGTTCATGCTCTCGGGCTGAGATCCATCCTTGCACAATCGAATCTTGAGGGTACTAGGTGAATTGTTATCGAATGAAAGGAGAGGCCCCGGGGTGCGTCCCGTTCGGCAAACAGACGACAGGATTCCATCTGCCCGCACGGACGAGGCGTTGTTGATGTGTCACTTGGGAGGTAACCTGGGCGTCTGAGAGAGGCAAGGCATGTCGGGATGAGAGAGTTCGATCGATCTCGTCTCGCCGTCGGCGTCGGTGACCTCTGGGAGGCGGGCACGACGGCGCGTTTCCTGCCAGCTCTCCCAGGAGCTTGCGGTGGTAACGGAAGAAGGCTCGAAGCCGCTTGGGGATTGTGAACACCACCTGGCGGTGGGAGACGTCTTCGAGCAGTTCCTGCTCGGCCCAGTCCGCCCACAGAAGCTCACGCTTCTGGTGGCAGCTGGGTCACAAGCCCCGGAGCTTGCAAGAGAAGGTGACGAGGAACTCGTGCCGGCAATCCGGACAGCGCACTCGGGCCACGCCCTGGTCGAAGATGCCGCAATCGAGGTAGCGGTGAACGGCTGGTTCGACGCAACCACGCAGATAGCCGTGGGTGGGGCTGAAACGGTCGGCATATACACGGAGGGAGCACTCAAAGTGATGGGCGAGAGCCCGGTAGAGAACTGTACGCTCGGGACGGCGCGCGCGATAGACGCGGGCACTCGCTGCGGTTGCAACCGTCTCCACTCACCCGAGAAAGACGGAATCGGGTCGCCGCAGCTGGCATGAGCTCTACCCGGCTTGTCAGGGGGATGATGTCATTCGGATCGGGTGTCTCCGCCGTGGGTGCTCGCCTCAACAGCCGTCCGCATCGCTCGTGTACGATCGTCGGCGGCTCGCTTGAGGGCATCCGGCGCGAAGTGGGCGTAGACCTCGGTGGAGCGCCGGGAGCGGTGGCCGACGTTCTTGCCGGCGATCTCGAGAGGAACCCCTCGAGAGACATCCCAGCTGACGACATTGTGCCGCAGGTCGTGGAGGCGGAGCGGTCCAAGGCCATCGAGATGGTCAAGGCCGGCGCGCTTGCGGATCTTCGACCAGGGCTTCCGGACGCTCTCGAGGTGCTCCTCTGGGTTGCGACCGGGGAACACCCATCGGGAGTGGGCTTCTTGAGATAACTGCTCAAGGACCGCGAGCGCCTCGGTCGGGAGCTGCCTGTACTCCTCTTCCGCAGCCTTGGTTTTCAGTAGCTTGGCGACGCCGCCTTCCATGTCGAGGTTTTCCCACTCGAGCCGCAGTACTTCACCGATCCGCCAGCCGGTCCAGAAGACGACTCGGATGGCGGCGCAGGCGGTGGGGTTGCCGCCGGCCTGCTCTTCGGCTTCAATGGCCTTCAGGAGCTCGGCCATCTGCTCGGCATCGAGCATGACCTCCTTTTTCGCACCACGGCGCTCTTCCGGATATCGATCGATGTGTAGCGCTGGATTCGTGTGCTGGGGCCGCCATCCCCAGCGCTCGGCTTGGTCGAAGGCCTGCTGCAGAAGCGATAGGGTCCGGTTGGCGACGTAGGGGGTTGACCGCATCGCTGCGTGGAGCTTCTCGACGTCCGTGGGCGTCACAGTTCCAACGGGCACGGCACCGAGCTCGGGCAGCACATGGCAGCGGAAGAGGGTCTCGTAGTAGCGGATCGTCGAATCTCGGGGCGGGCGCTTCTTGGTGGGGAGGTACTCCTGGAGGAAGCGCTCGGCGAGGTCCGAGACGGTCGGAGACTCCCCGGGTCTCCAAGCAGCGGCCGGATCGCCGCCGGCCTTGACCTCAAGGCGGAGATTCGCGGCGATGGCCTGAGCCCGATCGGGGGTGATCTCGCCGTACTTGCCGAGCGTGATACGTCTCGGTGCGGTCTTCGGGTCCTGGCCTTTTCTCCGGTACTGGAAAATGAACACCTTCTTGCCGGCAGGCGTGGCCTTGCAGCCGAAGCCGGTGACATCGGTGTCCCATAGGAAGACTGGACGGGCACCAGCGCGGAGCGCATCGACCGAGCGCTTGGTGATTCGCTTGCGCATTCTTCGGCAATCATATAGCAATCACCACGGCTCAAACCACAACAAACCGTGGCCAATAGAACCAAGAGAAAAGGTACAAAATCAAACCAGAACAGACTCCAGCAAACCACGAACCGATGAATGGCATTCAAGAGGTCGTCGGTTCGATCCTGATCGGCTCCACCAATCATCGCTAGCGCTCAGACTCGGTGAGCCGCTCGCCACGGTCGTCTCGCGGCCTGACGGCGCGCTCTAGAGCGATCCCGGCTGGATCGACCTCAGATAGTCTGCGATCAAGCCCAGTTCCTCGTCGGAAAGCGACGGGTTGCCGCCTCGGGGAGGCATGGCGACGTGGCGCTGGTTGAGCGGGTGCGTGGCCGGCCGGCCTTCGGCGAGGAAAGCGACCAACTCGTCATCGCTCAGGCTCTTGACGAACTCGTTGTCGTGCAGGTCCTTGCCCAGCGTCATTATTCCTTTGGCGTCGGGGCCGTGGCAGACGGCACAAGTCGTCAGATAGAGCTCCCGTCCGGCAGCGATCCGCTCTGCCGAAGGGCCGCTGTCGCCGCATCCGATCGCGAGAAGCGCCAAGAAGCCGAGAGCCGCCATTTCGCCAAGGCCCTTTCCCAGGCTCCGGCGATCCATCCTGGCTCCCGCCCTCTTCATTCGTTCGGCAGCTGCGCCTGGGCGCCCTCGACGATCTCTTTCACGCTCCTATCGAAGTCCGCCGCCAGGATGTAGTGATGGAAGATACGGTGGATCCGACCGTCCCGATCGAGGAACACGACGATGGGAACGTAGTTGACTTCATAGTCGCGCAGGAGCTGTGGATTCTTGCCGGCGAGCATCGGGAAGGGCAATCCGAACTGCTCCTTGTAGCGCCGGATCAGCTTCTCCCCATCGGCCCAGACGTTGATGGTGACGATCGCCAGCTCTTCTTCGCTGTAGAGGGGTCGGGTGCGCTTCAGGAACCCGATGATCTGGGTGCAGTAGTGACACATGTTGTGCGTGAAATAGAGCACCGTGGGAGTCCCCAGAAAACTCTCCAGGTTGTGCACGACGCCGTTCTCATCGGGCAGCGAGAACAAGGGCGGAGGCTGGCCCTCCTCGGCCACCTGCTCCGCGTCCAGCGCTCCGCCGTCCGAAGTCAGCAGGAGAAACAGCGCCAGGAATACCGCGTGAAGCGGCGCGGGCCTCACCCCTGCTCCACCTCTCTGATCCAGTACTTGATCTCGTTCTCGTAGTTGGCGCCGTAGATGAGCGGGATGCCGTCGGCTTCGGCATACGCGAACGCGAAGGTGTTGAGGGGATCACCACCCTGGGCCGGATTGAGCGTCACCTGGCGCCCTTCGGAGACCTTGAAACGGTTCGGCGACAGCTGACCGAAAAAGAAGTCGCCTCCGGCTTCCGCCTTGTCGGCCTCGGAAATGTCGACCGGGATCCAACCCTGCGGCGGAGCGTAGAAGCTGGCCCAGCAGTGCGCGCCTGTGCAGTCTCCGGCCAGCGAGCCGGCCTGCTCCTGATCGCCGCTCGGGGCGGCGAGCGGAAAACCCTGCTCCCAGCGCACCGGGACGTCGCGGGAGATCATCACCGCCATGAAGAGCGCATGGTAGTCGTCGCACTTGCCCCGCTTATGGCGCATCACCCAGGCGGTATCTCCGGTGCCGCAGCCCGGGATCGTCTTGTCGTAGGAGAGCAGATCCACGATGGCGTCGAAGGCTCGCTGACCGATCTCTCTCGGTTCCCGGCTTTCTCCAATGGTGGTGTGGGCAAAACTCTCGACTTCGCTGGTGACTCGCACCCGTGGCGTCAGCGTCAGATACTTTTCAGCCGATTCGGGAGCGAGCACCAGTTGCTCGGCGCCGACCCGCTCCCTGGTGACGCGGTAGCGAGCCTCGACCTCGAACGGTCTGGGCTCGCTCACGATATGGGCCATCCGATTGCCGTAGATCTCGTCCCGGGTGATCTCGAAGGGCAGCGGACAAGTCAGCGAAAAGTCGCTGATCTTCTGGGCGTAGTCGGAGGGTGGCAGGGGCATCCAAACGTGCACCTCCTCCGCGTCGCTGGGCAGATCCATCACCCGAGTCCGGTAGCTGACGTCGAAGACCATTCGACTGAGCTGCGAGATGGGGAGTGGCCCGGCTAAGGCGGGCCGTCCGCCGCTGGCACCGAGGCCGCCGAGAGCCAGCCCCGCCGCGCCGCCGCCGGCGAGTCGCAGGAAAGATCTGCGGCTGAATCGGTCAGCCCAGCGCGGAGGCAGTGTGTAGGACACTCAGCAGCTCCTCTTGGTCCCAGTTGTAGGTCTCGAAGCTCTCGAGGGTTGTTCCGTCAGGCCCGACGACGAGCACTAGGATAGTGTGCTTTATGAGGTAGCCGCCCTCGACCGGTATTCGCCTCACCTCGATCCCCAGCTCCGCCAGCATCTCAGCCAAGCCGTCCGGTGGCCCGTTGACGAACATCCATCTTTGATCCTCGCGTGGATCGATCTTGTGCTTGCCGAAATGAAGCAGGATCTCTTCGGCGGTGTCTTCGGCCGGGTTGACCGAGATGTGAAGGTACCGGATGCCCGGTGGGCTATCGAGCTTTCGGTCCAGGTCGCGGAGCTGAAAGGTGATCATCGGGCAGGCGAAGACGCACTTGGCGTAGGTAAAGGCCACGATGGTCGTCGCACCCTCGAGAGAGTCGTTCGACACCGCCCCGCCGTCCCAGTTGTGAAGCTGGAACTTGGGCAGTTCCTGGGCCGCGCTCAACACCGCTCCGCCGAGCCAGGTCAGCACCAGGAGCAGTGGCACGGCCCCCCGACCGAAGGGGAAGTGCCGGACCGGCTTCACTCGAGGGCCTCGATCTTGATGATCTCCTCGACCGACCCACCATCGGTGAATTCGACCGTCGTTCCCTTCCTGGCGGTTCCGCCATGCCAGACCCAGACGTCATGTCGTCCGGCGGGGACGTTCCGGATGGTGAATTCGCCGTGCTCTCCCGTCAAGGTGGCGTACGGATGACCGAAAACCAGCAGATCGGCTTTCTCGTCGGGATGCAGGTTGCACTTCACCTCGATCGGGCCGGTCGCGTCCCGGTAGGCATGATAGGCGAGAATCGGACGCTCGACCTCCATTCCGGTTCGTGGCAGCGCGATGTTGTAGACCGTCGCGCCGTTGACCAGCGGCCGGCCGGAGACTTCCTCGTGCCCCGCCAGGTGAAGGTACAGGTGGGTGGTGTGGAGCGTGTCGTCTTCGTTGCGAAAGACGAACGCGTTGCCGACGAATCCAACGCTCAGCTCTGGCTCGAAGCTTCCGCCCTTGAGGTGACGGA containing:
- a CDS encoding tetratricopeptide repeat protein; the protein is MHKTKAAVARAPGAFSIVLTGLLVVTGGAGCFPRNQETSKERSKVYEDVAREAGINHSHLKPILDPKLDNIMSWMASVGAAVAAGDYNNDGWIDLYFTNSRKDEPNYLYRNNGDGTFSEEARPAGLADVNGEAGTSMDAVWGDYDNDGWADLYLVRWGRDALFHNRGDGTFNEVSDELFQRTDGAPGLDWANGNAAIFLDYDRDGRLDIYVGNYFKPVDLWNLADTRIMHDSFERSRNGGGNFLYRQLGDGTFREVAGELALDDAGWTLAVGAGDLDGDGWPDLYCADDFGPDQLFLGGPGGVFRNVSDTALGYDTKKGMNADFGDFNNDGWLDVYVTNITTAEYLQEGNMLWYNRGPGDEGVLRLTDVSLEAGAYDGGWAWGAKFLDYDNDGDLDIASVNGFISAGEESYWYDLASWTVVGDDPTNSRNWPPIGDRSFSGYERMRMWRNDGLDSFDEQSRAVGLDSTRDGRGIAVIDYDNDGDLDLAIANQGAAPHLYRNEAPTQKRWLEIALEVDPATGVNRDGLGTRVTLATSEGLQVREREGGNGYAGQSEPRLHFGLGPVERVDLIEVRWPDGGRQYWEDVATNRLLTARQDPARYTEDSRIAPETPSWIPPLPPERPAPPEIEPAELERRLSQMEGRLRSPPPLDHALAGAYRLRASTYDRHDRALAFLERLASEGADPEARIELSLAYVDKIPTCGGLAAVVCKGSLAKKGLDRLDSVLDEDPDSWLALYSRGMNHLHWPRALRHSDAAARDLERCAELQERSGLVKPWHLRTWLALGQAYAKAGRFEEARSSWRRGLERFPGAAGLLEHLGIAEDEKLLDYVLEKRSLEQPIDTDVSFFDGLS
- a CDS encoding acyl-CoA thioesterase, translating into MTPQPFFEIRHVVGFEETNLVGNVYYVNHFSWQGRCREMFLREHCPGLLEELNDDLVLVTTRCACDYFGQLSAFDEVAIRMRLAEMAQNRITMRFEYFRQGERAEELVARGEQQIACMRRQDGGIVPTPVPAELKAALEPFSAE
- a CDS encoding tetratricopeptide repeat protein; the protein is MTRACRLRLATTLAVTGLSILPACRQEVAEESTREFERATSLGQAHFENRDARSAVASFSRATELEAASAPAWRNLARAYLLARDEEAAEAALERAASITPEAASTSYLLGLTLARRSRFEEALPHLEAAVRLDPRTAALRFQLASAYQATGNHENSTGQLRETLALDPLHAGAHYKLLGYARRADDSEALAFHQHELERLRRLFGDESRTPEVLEKCVHTLAETGPRSFRPVVEPLAVRFRDVTGETFDSEADRVALASTVAAAVLEVDPSARVTIFTVQNGGGASLLSADRDGWVRKSIDLPPWNLGTGAEVWVAVGDFHNVVPATVRYDPAIHAANDVLILHPEGARLLRATGGSRFEDITVAAGLGNLKGHQARWVDYEYDGDLDLAVAAATGVELWQNDGEGRFVEVSAAVGIVDPASAIDLATADLDGNLGVDLVVAHGPFPTRVFENQRAGEFRGLPVPPGPWPEARVVLADDVDNDGHVDSILIHRTGVTIMPGAGAGRVHLELPDLEPETAALVDIDNDGWLDLLVGGLTVGHTDAAGTGGFRLWRNMGSGAWRDVTAETGLDARTGRVLQVARVDFDADGDTDLLATTEAGLRLWQNDGGNRNRQLKIRLQGTKTNPAGLDARLELRQGAFRVSRVVSTLPIEIGIGQRDALDAVRVVWTNGIVDNQIDPALNGGVVTVVEKNVATGSCPFLYAWDGERFRFVTDVLGNSPVGLSIMRGVPLDADPDELVWIGPESELEPRDGAFILQVTEEMREVLYLDQARLVAVDHDRDVEVHSIDKLMPAPFPPSELHALTGLRTAVSALGSDGVDRTSELAELDGVFAPSGVPLPPPWRGTTRPLALDLDFGNLDTERPLVLALTGWLQYGDASTNIALSQGSPAKVIPPRLEAETASGWRSLDVIVGMPAGKTKTILVDLEGKLPPGSRRLRLATSFEIRWDRIALGEHLPATAFTRHNATPVAASLAWRGFSEIRSRRANHPTTPDFEAVSDHPPWRHALEGWATRYGDVLDLVRERDGRLAIVGGGDAVELAFPADAFPPPVDDRVRTFFFFSVGWDKDGDHNVIDGDKIGPFPEASSADSDWRLDYNTRWRPRDLFAEGSKPSR